The Solidesulfovibrio sp. genome has a segment encoding these proteins:
- a CDS encoding YbaK/EbsC family protein, which produces MTAPGQAAPRAGETAFDRLLETVRRSGLPHVVHAHPATRTVEEAAHNLDFDTARIVKTIAFGRRGGGLALAALRGTRRVAYPCLAGLLGVSRRDLRALSPEEVLACLGVAPGSVSPVPLVAGIPLFLDTDALAIAPTLYCGLGRPDRTLEIAPDDLAALCGATVGAFSKAAPEGTP; this is translated from the coding sequence ATGACCGCGCCAGGCCAAGCCGCCCCCCGGGCCGGGGAGACCGCCTTCGACAGGCTCCTGGAAACCGTGCGCCGAAGCGGCCTGCCCCACGTCGTCCACGCCCACCCGGCCACGCGCACCGTGGAGGAAGCGGCGCACAACCTCGATTTCGACACCGCGCGCATCGTCAAGACCATCGCCTTCGGCCGGCGGGGCGGCGGGCTGGCCCTGGCGGCCCTGCGGGGCACGCGCCGGGTGGCCTACCCGTGTCTGGCCGGGCTTTTGGGGGTCTCGCGCCGGGACCTGCGCGCCCTTTCCCCCGAAGAGGTCCTGGCCTGCCTCGGGGTCGCGCCGGGCAGCGTCTCGCCCGTGCCGCTGGTTGCCGGCATTCCCCTTTTCCTCGACACCGACGCCCTGGCCATCGCCCCCACGCTCTACTGCGGCCTGGGCCGGCCGGACCGCACCCTGGAAATCGCCCCGGACGACTTGGCGGCCCTTTGCGGCGCGACGGTCGGCGCCTTTTCCAAGGCCGCCCCGGAGGGGACGCCATGA
- a CDS encoding ABC transporter ATP-binding protein: MTAEPGPLIAISHLSKSYRRGDQVIAVLTDISFDIAAGEFLALIGPSGSGKSTLLNCIAGIDAVDSGSIVIGGTDVTTLGEGDLARWRSRHIGFIFQFYNLIPVLTALENVELPLLLTALSGRQRHDHALAALEAVGLPDRADHKPAQLSGGQQQRVAIARAIVTDPDIIVADEPTGDLDRHSAADIMALMGRLNRELGKTIVMVTHDQRAAAAAHLVRELDKGELRVAP, encoded by the coding sequence ATGACCGCCGAGCCCGGGCCGCTGATCGCCATCAGCCATCTGTCCAAGTCCTACCGGCGCGGCGACCAGGTCATCGCGGTGCTCACCGACATCAGCTTCGACATCGCCGCCGGCGAGTTCCTGGCGCTGATCGGCCCGTCCGGCTCGGGCAAATCGACGCTTTTAAACTGCATCGCCGGCATCGATGCGGTGGATTCGGGCTCCATCGTCATCGGCGGCACGGACGTGACGACCCTAGGCGAAGGCGATCTGGCCCGCTGGCGCAGCCGCCACATCGGCTTCATCTTCCAGTTCTACAACCTCATCCCCGTGCTCACCGCCCTGGAAAACGTCGAGCTCCCCCTGCTTTTGACCGCCCTTTCCGGCCGGCAGCGCCACGACCACGCCCTGGCGGCCCTGGAGGCCGTGGGCCTGCCCGACCGGGCCGACCACAAGCCGGCCCAGCTCTCCGGCGGCCAGCAGCAACGCGTGGCCATCGCCCGGGCCATCGTCACCGACCCGGACATCATCGTGGCCGACGAGCCCACCGGCGACCTGGACCGCCACAGCGCCGCCGACATCATGGCCCTCATGGGGCGCCTCAACCGGGAGCTCGGCAAGACCATCGTCATGGTCACCCACGACCAGCGGGCCGCCGCCGCCGCCCACCTGGTACGCGAGCTCGACAAGGGCGAACTGCGTGTTGCTCCTTAG
- a CDS encoding ABC transporter permease — protein MLLLRLILKNTFRHRLRAVLTMAGVAIALTAFGLMRTVLDAWNAGVSASSANRLVTRNAVSLTQPLPYAYKGRIRQVTGVTIVAAGNWFGGVYIDEKNFFANLAVEAEDFFKLYPELVVGPAEQKAFTMDRKAAIIGRKLAERLHWRLGDTVTLRGTIFPGQWPLTIRAIYKGARPDTDETVLYLHWAYIDEVMKKTSPRRAGQTGFFMIGIDDATRAAEISKAIDGQFVNSQAETLTETEKAFQMGFVSMSEAILAAITAVSYVVIGIILAVAANTMAMSARERLGEFAVMKTLGFAGPSLGLMLLAESLLLSLAGAALAMAALPVIAHAFATHLAQYFPIFLVSRQTMLLIPAFGALVGLLAAVAPAARVASVRIAEAFRRIG, from the coding sequence GTGTTGCTCCTTAGGCTGATCCTCAAAAACACCTTCCGCCACCGCCTGCGGGCGGTGCTGACCATGGCCGGGGTGGCCATTGCGCTGACGGCCTTCGGGCTCATGCGCACGGTCCTCGACGCCTGGAACGCCGGGGTTTCGGCCTCCTCGGCCAACCGGCTCGTCACCCGAAACGCCGTGTCCCTGACCCAGCCCCTGCCCTACGCCTACAAAGGCCGCATCCGCCAGGTCACCGGGGTGACCATCGTGGCCGCCGGCAACTGGTTCGGCGGCGTCTACATCGACGAGAAGAACTTTTTCGCCAATCTCGCCGTGGAAGCCGAGGATTTCTTCAAGCTCTACCCCGAGCTCGTGGTCGGCCCGGCCGAGCAGAAGGCCTTCACCATGGACCGCAAGGCCGCCATCATCGGCCGCAAGCTGGCCGAGCGCCTCCACTGGCGCCTGGGCGACACCGTCACCCTGCGCGGCACCATCTTCCCCGGCCAGTGGCCCCTGACCATCCGGGCCATCTACAAGGGGGCCCGGCCCGACACCGACGAGACCGTGCTCTACCTGCACTGGGCCTACATCGACGAGGTCATGAAAAAAACCAGCCCGCGCCGGGCCGGCCAGACCGGCTTTTTCATGATCGGCATCGACGACGCCACCCGGGCCGCGGAAATTTCCAAGGCCATCGACGGGCAGTTCGTCAATTCCCAGGCCGAGACCCTGACCGAAACCGAAAAGGCCTTCCAGATGGGTTTCGTGTCCATGAGCGAGGCCATCCTGGCCGCCATCACCGCCGTGTCCTACGTGGTCATCGGCATCATCCTGGCCGTGGCCGCCAACACCATGGCCATGTCGGCCCGGGAGCGGCTGGGGGAATTCGCGGTCATGAAAACCCTGGGTTTCGCCGGGCCGTCCCTGGGGCTCATGCTCCTGGCCGAGTCGCTTCTGCTGTCCCTTGCCGGCGCCGCCCTGGCCATGGCCGCCCTGCCGGTCATCGCCCACGCCTTCGCCACCCACCTGGCCCAGTATTTCCCCATTTTCCTCGTCTCGCGCCAGACCATGCTCCTCATCCCCGCCTTCGGGGCGCTGGTCGGCCTTTTGGCCGCCGTGGCCCCGGCCGCCCGGGTGGCCTCGGTGCGCATCGCCGAGGCCTTCCGGAGGATCGGCTGA